Genomic window (Candidatus Omnitrophota bacterium):
GCTTTAAAAATATCAGCTGAATCATGAACCTCCATTGCGCCTAAAGCCCTGATCGACTCCAGCCGGATCCGCACCCTGGAACTGCTTGTCAACTCTCTGAGAACCGGAGCTGCCTCCCTGATCTCATTCTCTTTGATTATTTGAATGACGCTGATTAATACTGATGTCTTGAGATAATCATCTTTTAAAGCGCCTGTTAATTCAGACGCTGCCCTCTGACCGGCTTGGATAAGATGTTTTTTGGCAACTACTCTTTTTTGGGAATCGGCTAATTCGTCGATCCACTGTTTAATTTTTTCATTCTCGCCGGCACATAAATAATCCGCTGACAACAATGAAAAAACCAAAGATACAACTGCTGTTAAAATAAAAAGTTTCTTGGTTTTCATATTACCCACCTCCCTTATTTTATTGGTTAATCTCTGCGAAGCCAGATAAGTTACGGAATCCTGAATTTATCGAAGGATGAGGTAATTTATTGGCGGAGAGACCGGGATTCGAACCCGGGGATCCGGTTTAAATCAGATCAACCGCTTAGCAGGCGGCTCCTTTCAGCCAGCTCAGGCACCTCTCCATAAAACATCTTGTGCATCTTTTTTTTAATCAATTCCTATGAAACATGAAACAGGGCAAGGCGGAGGAAAGAGGATTCGAACCCCTGGAGGCCTTACGGCCTCAACGGTTTTCAAGACCGCCGCATTCAACCACTCTGCCATTCCTCCAGCTAAAACATTCTACTACGGGCTTGCCGCCATGTCAATTTACAATAATAAACCTGTAACCAGGTATTGATAAAAATTCAAGGTCTGGCGGGAGCTGTCCTTGACAAACTCCAGAAAACTGACCTCTGCAAAAAGCAAACTTAAAATAAAAACCAGGATAGCCAGGTTAATAATATAAATCACGCTGATAGAAAACAGCGTCCCGAACCTCAGGATGTCGGGCTGTTTCATTTTTATAAAGTGCGCGGTAAATACCACGTGAAACGCCCAGCTAAACCCGACCAAAAATATAAACTGACTGACATATTCATAGGCCCCGAAAAAAAGAAAGGCGCCAAGATACACACAACAAACCAGGACCGTATAAAACGGAAAAAAATAAGGTCCGAGAACTATAAAAAAATTCGATTTTGTAGTAGTTACTTCTCCGCCTTCGGGCATCGCCCGGAAAGACCGGACTTTACCCCCGCAAAACCAGGTAAATATGACGTGGGTTAGTTCGTGACCCACAACATAAAAATAAGACGGTTTATAAAACAGGGAATGGATTATTAAATAACCCCCTACCCCGCCTAAAAAATAAAGTTGATCCTGCCCAAGATCGCTGACCAGGGCTAACTGGCCGTATAAAGACCTGGAGGCAACTGCTGCTATGGGTATGGCCAGCAACCCCAGCAAAAACCTTAATATTTTTTTCATTCTATCTTATTCCGGCCATCCATATACGGCACAAGGGCCTTAGGCAGCTTAACGTTTCCATCGCGCTGTTGAAAGTTCTCCAGCAGCGCCGCCACTGTTCTGGCCAAGGCAACACCTGACCCATTAAGCGTATGAACGTACTGCGGTTTAGCGCCGGTCTTGGGTTTATACTTTATATTTGCGCGCCGGGCCTGAAAATCGTTAAACATAGAACAGCTGGATACCTCCAGCCAGCGCTTGATGCCCGGGGCCCATACCTCTAAGTCATAGCACTTAGCAGCCGCAAAGCTAATGCCCCGGGTGGGAAGAAGCACAACGCGATAGGGAAGCTCCAGGAGCTCTAACACCTTCTGCGCATCCTTAAGCAGGGATTCTAATTCGTCGGAAGAACTCTCGGGCCTTACAAACTTTACCAACTCTACCTTGTCAAACTGATGGACCCTAACCAGGCCTTTGGTTTCTTTTCCGTAAGAACCGGCCTCCCGTCTAAAACAAGGGGTATAAGCAGTATAATAAATAGGCAAATCATCCTCTTTTAAGATTTCATTCTGGTGAATGTTAGTCAACGGAACCTCAGCTGTCGGTACCAGGAAATAATCCTCATCTTTTAACCGATACATATCTTCTTCTAATTTCGGCAATTGTCCTGTGCCGGTCATTGAGCTGCGGTTAACAAGAGAGGGCGGCCAGATCTCAACATAGTTATGCTTTCTGGTGTGCAAATCAAGCATAAAATTTATCAGCGCCCTTTCCAGTTTTGCACCCTGGCCTTTAAACAGGCTAAAATGAGAACCCACCAGTTTGCTGGCCCGGCCAAAATCCATGATTCCCAGTGCTTCTCCTATTTCCAGATGGGTCCTTGGCTCAAACTTAAGCTTTGGTAAATCCTTGTGTTGCCTGACTATCTTGTTGGCTGCAGGCTCAGAGCCCACAGGTACTGAAGGATGAGGTATATTTGGGATTGTAAGGCTAATTTCTCGGATTTTCTGCCCAAGTTCTCCTACTTTCTTATCTATGCCCTTTATTTTTTGGGAAATGACCTTCATTGAGTCTATTTTGGCCCGGCTATCCTTTTTCTCCCTAACAAGATTGGCTATCTCTGCTGAAGCCAGGTTCTTTTTGTATTTAAGATCCTCCGCCTTGATCAATAAAGTTTTTCTCTTCTCGTACAAATCCAACAGGATATCTATACCAATTTTTATTCCCCGGTCTTTTAAAGACTTGTTTACTATTTGTTCGTTTTCTTTGATAAATTTTATATCCAACATCAGCCTTTTATCACCCCTAACGGCCTCATTCGGCAAACCTTTTTGCCAATACCGGCTTTATGAACCACATTCACTACATCATTTATGTTTTTATATGCCTGGGGCGCTTCTTCTGCCAGGGTAGCTCTTCCCTTGGCACGGACAACAATCCCTTTATCTTTCAGCTCCTTTTCCAACACCCAGCTTTTAATAGACCTGACCGCTGCTGTCCGGCTCATAACTCTGCCCGCGCCGTGGCATACTGTTCCGAATGTCTCCTCCATTGCCTTCTCGGTGCCCACTAAAAGATAGGAGTTCCTACCCATATCACCGGGAATAATTACCGGCTGGCCTATTTCTTTATATGCCGGCGGAATATCCCGATGGCCTGCCGGAAAAGCCCGGGTCGCGCCTTTTCTATGAACACAAAGAAGTTTTTCCTTCCCGTTAATTTTGTGCCTTTCGAATTTGGCAATATTATGAGCAACATCGTAAATAAGATCCATGCCTAATTTTTTAGGGCCTTTATTAAAAATTCTTTCAAATACTTTCCTGGTTAAATGCATAAGGCACTGCCTGTTTGCCCAGGCATAATTGGCCGCGCAAGCCATAGCCCCGATATACGACTTGCCTTCAGGAGAATTCACCGGCACGCAGGCAAGCTGGCGGTCAGGAACACTAATATTATATTTAGACAGGGATCTGACCATGCTTTTAGCATAATCATCGCAGACCTGATATCCCAGGCCCCTTGAACCGGAATGAATCATAACTGTTATCAATCCCCTGGCTAAATTAAGCTGAGAGCATATCCGCTCATCATATATCTCATCGATTACTTGTATTTCTACAAAGTGATTCCCCGAACCAAGGGTTCCTGCCTGGTTCCTGCCTCTTTCTAACGCCCTTTCTGAAAGCTTAGAGGGATCTGCGCCTTTTAATGCCCCACATTCTTCAGTCACCTCCAGATCCTCCTTCCAGCCACACCCTCTTTCCACAGCCCAACGGGCGCCCTTTATCAAAAGGTTCTCCTCGTCTTTACCGGCGGTTTTTATCTTACCGCCCACCCCTACTCCGCAGGGGACATTGGCAAAAAGGCCGTTAACCAATTCTGTAAGCCGGGCTTGCACTTCAGCCAATTCCAAATCAGTGCGCATCAGCCTCACACCGCAATTGATGTCAAAACCAACCCCTCCCGGTGAAATTACTCCGCCGGCCTCAATGTCCGTAGCCGCTACTCCGCCAATGCAAAAACCATACCCCCAATGAATATCAGGCATTGCCAGGGAATGTTTGACTATTCCCGGCAGGACCGCTACGTTGGCTACCTGGTTAAGGGACTGCTCTTTCTCGATGTCTTTTAACAGCTTCTCATCGGCATAAACCATTCCCGGCACACGCATCCCCGGCTGATAGCTCTTGGGTATGCGCCAGCGATAATCATCTATTTTTTCTAACGGCCCCTTCCACCCTTCCTTCATTGTTCACCTTTCTGTTTTTTGTCTTCTGGCTTCTGATCTCCGCATATCATACGTCAAATATCACCTCTGCCTGCCATGCGTCTTTAATTTTTCGCACCTTAAGCCCATGATAGGTTACTGCTTTGATCTCTGTTTTTAAACAGTGTCTTTTTAGGTTCAACTTCTCTCCTGTCACCCGGGCAACAAGCCTCTTTCCGGTCAACTCTTCGATCAAAAACTCTTTAAGGATTATTCCCTTGCCGTTAAGTTGATAGAGAAGTTCGCCCAGCCATAACAAAAAAAGCTCCTCAACGTCGGGAGCCTCTAATTTTATCTCAACCTCTTTCTCTTTGCGAACATTTTTTAGATCCGCCAGGATTCCAAACATCCCGCAGGCAGCGTTAACAAACAATTTCTTCAAATTTTTCCCGTACGCTTTGATTCCGATATCAGCAGTATGGTCTATGAGTTCGTATCCTCGGCTCTTGGGCTTTGAGTTGTTTGTGCCCGTTAGAATATGAGCTTTGAGCTGGTCGTGCCCGTTAGGATATGTGCTTCTGTCTTCTATTATTCTTCCCCCTCCTTGGTTACTATTTTTGCAATAGAAACCACCTTATCTTTGCTTTTCAAAGAAATAATTTTTACCCCCTGCGTATTCCTGCCCATAACCCTAATACCCCGGCTGGCGCACCTCACCACCATGCCGCTCTCGGTAATAACCATTAACTGATCATCATCAACCACTGTTTCAACGCCGGCTACTGTTCCGTTCTTTTTGCTTGTTTTAATATTTATAACACCTTTACCGCCCCTGCCAATTAATCTATATTGAGACAGGAATGTCCGCTTGCCATAACCATTAGTTGTTATCGTGAACAAAGTGGCTTTGGGCTCTACTATCTCCATGCCGATAACCTCATCCTTCTTACCCAGCCTTACCCCCTTAACCCCGCGGGCTGAACGGCCCATTGACCTGATCAGGCTTTCTTTAAAGCGAATAGCACGCCCTTCTTTGGTAACCAGAAGTATTTCTTTTTTCCCGTCAGTCAGGCCGGCGCTTATT
Coding sequences:
- a CDS encoding archease, translating into MIEDRSTYPNGHDQLKAHILTGTNNSKPKSRGYELIDHTADIGIKAYGKNLKKLFVNAACGMFGILADLKNVRKEKEVEIKLEAPDVEELFLLWLGELLYQLNGKGIILKEFLIEELTGKRLVARVTGEKLNLKRHCLKTEIKAVTYHGLKVRKIKDAWQAEVIFDV
- a CDS encoding RtcB family protein translates to MKEGWKGPLEKIDDYRWRIPKSYQPGMRVPGMVYADEKLLKDIEKEQSLNQVANVAVLPGIVKHSLAMPDIHWGYGFCIGGVAATDIEAGGVISPGGVGFDINCGVRLMRTDLELAEVQARLTELVNGLFANVPCGVGVGGKIKTAGKDEENLLIKGARWAVERGCGWKEDLEVTEECGALKGADPSKLSERALERGRNQAGTLGSGNHFVEIQVIDEIYDERICSQLNLARGLITVMIHSGSRGLGYQVCDDYAKSMVRSLSKYNISVPDRQLACVPVNSPEGKSYIGAMACAANYAWANRQCLMHLTRKVFERIFNKGPKKLGMDLIYDVAHNIAKFERHKINGKEKLLCVHRKGATRAFPAGHRDIPPAYKEIGQPVIIPGDMGRNSYLLVGTEKAMEETFGTVCHGAGRVMSRTAAVRSIKSWVLEKELKDKGIVVRAKGRATLAEEAPQAYKNINDVVNVVHKAGIGKKVCRMRPLGVIKG
- the serS gene encoding serine--tRNA ligase — its product is MLDIKFIKENEQIVNKSLKDRGIKIGIDILLDLYEKRKTLLIKAEDLKYKKNLASAEIANLVREKKDSRAKIDSMKVISQKIKGIDKKVGELGQKIREISLTIPNIPHPSVPVGSEPAANKIVRQHKDLPKLKFEPRTHLEIGEALGIMDFGRASKLVGSHFSLFKGQGAKLERALINFMLDLHTRKHNYVEIWPPSLVNRSSMTGTGQLPKLEEDMYRLKDEDYFLVPTAEVPLTNIHQNEILKEDDLPIYYTAYTPCFRREAGSYGKETKGLVRVHQFDKVELVKFVRPESSSDELESLLKDAQKVLELLELPYRVVLLPTRGISFAAAKCYDLEVWAPGIKRWLEVSSCSMFNDFQARRANIKYKPKTGAKPQYVHTLNGSGVALARTVAALLENFQQRDGNVKLPKALVPYMDGRNKIE